TTTGTTAAATTTTACCGGCTAATGCTGCTTTTGTAGCGGTTTTACCCAATGCACCAAACTCGTGGAGGTCGCCTGTAGAGCTAATGTTTTGCAGTAATCGCTCTTGTAGTCTTACAAAACTGTTTTCGATAAGAACCCGGAAAATGCGGTCGAACTTGGGCGCTTTTGTGTATAAGGATAATAGGTCTTCCCGGGTGATCTGTAACACCATTGTGTCTTCCAGTGCGTCAATGTTGAGGAGTGATGGTTTCATGCCGTGGAAACTGCTGATATCCATTAGCCAGTAATTCTCGGGAGCAAATTGTAAGATGTGTGTGGTTCCCTTCTCATCAACTTTATACATTCTCAGGCATCCTTTAACTATAAAGTAAAAATGAGTGGATACGTTGCCTTCCTGTAGGACATACTGTCTCTTTCTGAAAATCCTGGGGTGGAAACTGGCCAGGACTAGTTCTTTTTCCGTCTGATTCAGTGGAATGAGGCGATTGAAGTAATCCAATAATGGTGCTATAGGCTGTTCAGGTAATGCGTTTTTCATATTTACCTCACAAAGATAGTGTTTGATAAATAGAGATGGATGGGGGATAGTGTTGATGGAGCGAATAACATTGATTGTAACAGGGTGGATTTGCTTAAAATGGGGGATGAATTGCTAAGGTGGTGCCCCGATACCTTTTTTTGATTAGGTCGAAATTGGGGGATTGTCCATTATAAATTATCCTTTAAAAGATAAAGAAAATGAAATACATTCTATCGTTTCATAAATTTTCTGTAATCTCGGAATTGGTAGAATAAAGTCAAATCGAGAAGAAATGCGATTAATAAATACAATTGAGATAAGTCCCTATGACTTCTCAAGCAAAGAATATGAATGTCCTAATGGTAGTTCAATTGAATTTCCAGACGAGTGGAATCAATTTTGGAAAAACTGTATATCAGATAAAAATTTAGGAAGGTTAGAGTCAATTAGTAAAGGCTCTTATTTAGTTGACATTAGAACAATCAATGATGATGAACTTTCTGAAATTTTAAAGAGCGAGCTTACAGACGTAGAATTATTAGATTATGAAGAACAAGTTGCCGGAATAAGTGGCGGAATAGTTCTGGAAGAAAATAACACGATATACATAGCGCCAGGTTGCTGTGGGGATATTGGAGATATTAAGGAATGGGAAAATATTTTCTACAGTGAGTTCAATAAATGGAATCAACTATGGATAGGGCACCCATGGGTATATTATAAAAAAATGAACGGATTCATTGAATTTTCCAATTATACTGAATCAAGCCCTGAAGACTTAAAAGACATAGAAATTTTAGTTAGAGTTTCTGAATTGCAGTTACAAACTGAGTTGAAAAAAGTTAGAGAACATCAATACGAATTCGAATTTAGAATTCGAAAAACGCTTGAGAAGATGGGAATAGTAAATGCAGCACGAATATCAAAATTAATGACTGGCGATGCGTAGTGTAATGGCATCATTCCCCTTTCCGGTCCTCATTGCAAAATAATCGCATTCAATCTGGAGATCACCTCCACGCCTAACCGTTTTCTAATACTCATCATAAGAAACAAGGATAAGTGTGCAGGTTACTTCTCCTTGCTTTGCTAATCTAATCAAGACACAACGGTAACAAATATCTGGGGTAGAATCCTACACCCGTATAAGAATTGATCAGGATTGTATTATGAACTCATTTCATAAACAGGTATTTTAAATTGATAATCAATACCTAAATGGTAATTACGAAATGAGTTCATAATGTTATGGATTGATATGTTGGGTATTAAATATGTCGGAACAAATGGACAAATGTCTAACCAGTTTATACAGGATTTAAATGCTCTAGGCAGGTTTGCAAGCCAAATTTCGGGTCGGTAATGATCATCAAAAATAACCAAAGTAAGCGGTGATTGGTAGACAAAAACTGACAGTTAAGCTGTAGCGCAATACTAAAGTAAAAATATCACATAATACTACCTGGCCATAGCCTGGCCTTATGAACAAAGTATATTCGGACGTTTAAACAAAGCCAGCCCAAAACAGCTGCGCTATTTTTGTTCCATCAAAGACAATTAAAAATTTAAAAAATGGAACAAACAAATTACAACGGAGCATTACAGCATTCAACAGGATCAGGCTTCAACGCAACCTCAACAACAAGTGATGTGATCAAAGGCATTGACCTTACAGGAAAAATTGCCATTGTAACAGGGGGGAATACGGGCATTGGTTTAGAAACGACAAAAACGCTGGCTGCCGCAGGGGCAACGGTCATTGTGCCTGCAAGAGACACAGCAAAAGCAAAGAGAAATCTGGCATCTGTTGCCAATGTGGAAATTGAACCCATGGATCTGATGGATCCGACATCTATCGACACATTTGCCGAAAAGTTTTTGGCTTCGGACCGCCCCCTTCATTTACTTATCAATAATGCAGGTATTATGTGGGTGCCATTGCGTAAAGACAGTCGTGGGATTGAATCACAGTTAGCCACCAATTATTTAGCACAATTTCAATTAACCGCCCGGCTTTGGAATGCACTCAAAAAAGCCGGAGGCGCGAGAGTGATCAATGTATCTTCACACGGACATCAATTCGCCCCTTTCAATTTTGAGGACCCAAATTTTCTCAACCGGGAATACGAAACCCTGCAGGCGTATGGCCAATCAAAAACTGCCACCAATTTATTTGCGCTTGAATTAGACAATCTTGCCAAAGCCTATAATGTAAGAGCATATTCATTGCACCCGGGTTCTATTGGCGGAACTGAATTAGGAAGAGAAGCCCCGTTGGAGCTGTTTCAAAAAATGGGTTTTTGCGATGCGGAAGGCAATCTTTTACCAGATGTGGCCGCCTCGTTAAAAACGATCCCTCAGGGTGCAGCCACAACGGTTTGGTGTGCCACCAGTGCTTTGTTGAATAATATAGGAGGGGTGTACTGCGAAGATGGAGACGTTGCCGAATTGACTGCCGACACTTCCATGCCTACTGGTGTAAATCCTTATTCATTAGATAAAGCCAATGCCAAACGCTTATGGGCATTGAGCGAAGAAATGACCGGCATTACTTTCCGCATTATCTAATCAACTTATAAAAGATAGAATGAATAATTTAAAAAATAAAGTAGCGGTTATTACAGGTGGCAACAGTGGCATCGGGTATGCCACCGCAAAAGCGCTTATCGAAAAAGGCGCAATGGTCATCATCACCGGTAGAAGAAAAGAAGCGATTGAAAAGGCAGCCTCAACACTCCATGTAAGTGGGGTGGTGGCTGACCAATCCAACTTGTCTGACATTGATATGCTGGTATCGGAAGTGAAAGCGCAATTCGGCAAAGTAGATATTTTACTCATCAATGCGGGCATTACAAAATTGGCCCCAATTGAGTCGATGACTGAAAATGTGTTTGACGAAATAATGAATGTAAATTTCAAAGGGGCTTATTTTACATTAAGTAAATTTATTCCCGTTTTAAATGATAACTCCTCGGTGATATTTTTATCGTCAACATCCGCAACCATTTCCCCGCAAAACGCATCGGTATATGCGGCAAGTAAATCTGCTATCAATGCCGTTATGAAAATTGCAGCGCTTGAATTGGCTGACCGTAAAATTCGTGTGAATGCAGTTAGCCCCGGGCCTGTTGCTACGGAAATCATGAATAAAATTGGACTGGATGCTACTCTTGAGAAACAACTCATTGGTAGTATCCCATTATCAAGATTAGGGAAGGCCAATGAAGTAGCCGGTTTGATAACTTATTTATCGGGTGACGAATCTTCATTTATTACAGGGGCAAATTTCCTGATTGATGGCGGTCAATCCATATAAATGAATATCATGATTATTTCTATTTTTGTATTTATAATTACCAGTCTGAAGAAAGGACTATCAAAAAATAAGATATGGAATATCAGGCAAAATATATAACCGAGGATATTAAACTGTCTTGTTACGAAGACAAGTTTTTTAAATCGGATATTATGTTCGACCATCATATGCTCATTTGGTTTATTTCGGGCGAGACCAAGATCGTACAGGCAGATGCGACTTATATTTTTAAAAAAGGCGATATATTTTTGATACCCAGAAATCAACTGGCAACGATCATAAATTATCCCAAAGACGGGCAGCCACACAAAACCGTGGTGATGCACTTGTCAACCAAAAGGCTTAGCGAATTTTACGTCAACCTGCCTGTAAAACCTAAAGCCTCTGAATCGCAGAAAATATATACATTCAATCACCATCCCCTGCTTGAAAGTTGTTTGGCGTCCCTGATCCCGTACTTTGAAATGAAAGAACTTCCCGAAAATATCGCATCTTTGAAAATTACAGAAGCCATTAGCATTCTCAGGGCTATAGACAAGGGAATAGATAACGTGTTGT
This window of the Chitinophaga sancti genome carries:
- a CDS encoding Crp/Fnr family transcriptional regulator codes for the protein MKNALPEQPIAPLLDYFNRLIPLNQTEKELVLASFHPRIFRKRQYVLQEGNVSTHFYFIVKGCLRMYKVDEKGTTHILQFAPENYWLMDISSFHGMKPSLLNIDALEDTMVLQITREDLLSLYTKAPKFDRIFRVLIENSFVRLQERLLQNISSTGDLHEFGALGKTATKAALAGKI
- a CDS encoding SDR family NAD(P)-dependent oxidoreductase; this encodes MEQTNYNGALQHSTGSGFNATSTTSDVIKGIDLTGKIAIVTGGNTGIGLETTKTLAAAGATVIVPARDTAKAKRNLASVANVEIEPMDLMDPTSIDTFAEKFLASDRPLHLLINNAGIMWVPLRKDSRGIESQLATNYLAQFQLTARLWNALKKAGGARVINVSSHGHQFAPFNFEDPNFLNREYETLQAYGQSKTATNLFALELDNLAKAYNVRAYSLHPGSIGGTELGREAPLELFQKMGFCDAEGNLLPDVAASLKTIPQGAATTVWCATSALLNNIGGVYCEDGDVAELTADTSMPTGVNPYSLDKANAKRLWALSEEMTGITFRII
- a CDS encoding SDR family NAD(P)-dependent oxidoreductase, with translation MNNLKNKVAVITGGNSGIGYATAKALIEKGAMVIITGRRKEAIEKAASTLHVSGVVADQSNLSDIDMLVSEVKAQFGKVDILLINAGITKLAPIESMTENVFDEIMNVNFKGAYFTLSKFIPVLNDNSSVIFLSSTSATISPQNASVYAASKSAINAVMKIAALELADRKIRVNAVSPGPVATEIMNKIGLDATLEKQLIGSIPLSRLGKANEVAGLITYLSGDESSFITGANFLIDGGQSI
- a CDS encoding AraC family transcriptional regulator; translation: MEYQAKYITEDIKLSCYEDKFFKSDIMFDHHMLIWFISGETKIVQADATYIFKKGDIFLIPRNQLATIINYPKDGQPHKTVVMHLSTKRLSEFYVNLPVKPKASESQKIYTFNHHPLLESCLASLIPYFEMKELPENIASLKITEAISILRAIDKGIDNVLSNFEEPGKIDLADYMEKNFMFNLPLEKFGYLTGRSLTTFKRDFSKIFNTTPQRWLTQKRLELAHYHFVEKKKKPIDVYYEVGFENLSHFSYAFKKHFGYAPTDLAG